One Rosa chinensis cultivar Old Blush chromosome 5, RchiOBHm-V2, whole genome shotgun sequence genomic region harbors:
- the LOC121049195 gene encoding uncharacterized protein LOC121049195 — protein MMEHECDIAASSINCPPYFDGEDYSQWKIMMRFKPKKKVQNFAISSVKMKDVDDSDSVDLALLTKEFKKFLKNKNSYGSTSKSISESKRGQLSKKRIDKNPKVNNFDKEKSVVEKPIRYECGGIGHIFSDCGNRKYSSRNNKALKSTWSDSEENSQTENEEENIAFISSPYHEASDDSNSKGKIFDISDDVTNEKCRELYKASRVMFKRNLKLENEIEQIRKAKIKAELNLESCKEKWEVERFAYTDKIDILQDKMNSQNWEVERIELIDRTKTLQVEVKAQSNLNISLTSKIESLQVKLEESQEMFNKFSIGSDLVSKMIGIGKPHTNKKRLWHKGAKINRSNFVKGVSSSVHSSSSNDQETHPPTLPQKPKFDSAPPPHQRRTQSPVEYRKVRAENQKTGQLSHIKRKTGDNSLGPNETSLIFPLQLSFQAPPPNSPTRLETWSSPDSATCKSARLEPVTRLRSPSCTSSLSSPTGHRLQPFNPHQEPVSAAPPLRSPLLRLQAVKVSETLPLSRKRLSERKMNYNLPVLGLPTPLRCLTFNASGQITVINVDKEGDPIVRVLREADADPDPSKGVVAASLDSKRHKLAVARKDGTVDLLNPHTGDVYCHNILVSDIQRGEGDIVGLHIRANYSTKRSCNILTCTTKGRVHILSLNQDGSHKKRNEWNVNSQGRTHFCQMDATEDYFVFGGSPDALSVWKVEECIWKLEDPKNKCVRETFFTCATFMEDNEETLVAGNNMHEVVVYDTKCWMGNPELKVTFWEEENLEYWVPITAIANDLSGTKVYIGNDSGDLASVDISSGRVIKCFENLKRWPHKDSQTRKVSKSPIQNNSIKFIARDTQHPLISSSLDSHLRFWNEDSGKLLSTVYPMQDLTTVIFDSC, from the exons ATGATGGAACATGAATGTGACATAGCTGCTAGTTCGATAAATTGTCCCCCATATTTTGATGGTGAAGATTACTCGCAATGGAAGATCATGATGAGGTTCAAGCCTAAGAAAAAGGTACAAAATTTTGCTATCTCTTCTGTTAAAATGAAAGATGTGGATGATAGTGATTCTGTGGATTTAGCTTTACTAACCaaagagtttaaaaaatttctgaaaaataaaaactcttatGGTAGTACTTCAAAAAGTATATCTGAATCAAAAAGGGGGCAATTATCTAAAAAACGaattgacaaaaacccaaaagtcAATAATTTTGATAAAGAGAAAAGCGTTGTTGAAAAACCTATACGTTATGAATGTGGTGGTATTGGTCATATCTTTTCTGATTGTGGAAATAGAAAATATAGCTCACGAAATAACAAGGCTCTTAAGTCAACTTGGAGCGACAGTGAGGAAAATTCTCAAACTGAGAATGAAGAAGAGAATATTGCTTTCATCTCCTCACCTTATCATGAGGCATCTGACGATTCCAACAGTAAAGGTAAGATTTTTGATATATCAGATGATGTGACTAATGAAAAGTGCAGGGAACTGTATAAAGCTTCAAGAGTGATGTTCAAAAGAAATCTTAAACTTGAGAACGAGATTGAGCAAATCAGAAAAGCAAAGATCAAGGCCGAGTTAAATCTTGAATCatgcaaagaaaaatgggaagttGAACGCTTTGCTTACACTGACAAAATTGATATTTTGCAGGATAAGATGAATTCCCAAAATTGGGAGGTGGAGCGTATTGAGTTGATTGACAGGACTAAAACCCTTCAGGTTGAAGTTAAAGCCCAATCAAATCTGAATATCTCACTAACCTCTAAAATTGAGAGTTTGCAGGTCAAGCTTGAAGAGTCTCAAGAAATGTTCAACAAATTCTCAATAGGGTCAGATTTGGTTTCCAAAATGATTGGAATTGGAAAACCACACACCAACAAGAAAAGGTTGTGGCATAAAGGTGCAAAAATCAATCGTTCTAACTTTGTGAAAGGTGTGAGCTCAAGTGTGCACTCAAGCTCATCAAATGACCAAGAAACTCATCCCCCAACTCTTCCTCAAAAGCCTAAATTTGATTCAGCACCTCCACCTCATCAAAGGAGAACTCAA TCTCCAGTTGAGTACAGAAAGGTCAGGgcagaaaaccagaaaactggGCAGCTGAGCCACATAAAGCGCAAAACAGGGGATAATTCCCTGGGTCCAAATGAGACAAGCCTTATAT TCCCTCTCCAGCTCTCCTTTCAAGCCCCACCGCCGAACTCGCCAACTCGATTGGAGACTTGGAGCTCGCCCGACTCGGCAACCTGCAAGAGTGCAAGGCTAGAACCAGTAACCCGTCTCCGGTCTCCGAGCTGCACCTCCAGCCTTTCAAGCCCCACTGGCCACCGCCTCCAGCCTTTCAATCCCCACCAGGAACCCGTCTCCGCGGCTCCGCCTCTCCGGTCTCCGCTCCTCCGCCTCCAG GCCGTTAAAGTATCAGAAACTCTTCCTTTGTCTCGAAAGCGGCTGAGTGAACGGAAGATGAACTATAATCTGCCCGTCCTCGGTTTGCCGACTCCCCTCCGTTGCCTGACATTCAATGCTTCGGGTCAGATCACAG TTATCAATGTCGACAAAGAAGGAGATCCTATTGTGAGAGTATTGAGAGAGGCCGATGCCGATCCCGATCCCTCAAAAGGCGTGGTGGCCGCCTCCTTGGACAGTAAAAGGCACAAA TTAGCTGTAGCTAGAAAGGATGGCACG GTTGATCTTCTTAATCCTCATACTGGCGACGTATATTGCCACAACATTCTAGTTTCTGATATTCAGCGCGGGGAGGGTGATATTGTTGGATTACATATCAGGGCCAATTATTCAACTAAGAG ATCTTGCAATATTCTCACATGTACAACTAAGGGTCGGGTACATATATTATCCTTAAATCAGGATGGATCACATAAGAAGCGAAATGAATGGAATGTGAATTCTCAAGGTCGTACCCATTTTTGCCAAATGGATGCAACCGaagattattttgtttttggagg GTCGCCTGATGCACTGTCTGTATGGAAGGTTGAAGAGTGCATCTGGAAACTAGAAGAT CCTAAAAATAAATGTGTTAGAGAAACATTTTTCACATGTGCAACATTCAtggaagataatgaagagacaCTTGTTGCAGGCAACAATATGCATGAG GTTGTTGTCTATGATACTAAATGTTGGATGGGAAATCCCGAATTAAAAGTCACATTCTGGGAGGAGGAGAATCTTGAATACTGGGTCCCTATTACAGCTATTGCAAATGATTTAAGTGGCACAAAAGTCTACATAGGGAATGATTCTGGTGACCTTGCTTCGGTTGATATTAGTTCAG GGAGAGTGATCAAATGCTTTGAGAATTTGAAAAGATGGCCTCATAAGGACTCTCAAACCAGAAAAGTATCTAAATCTCCCATCCAAAATAACTCAATTAAATTCATTGCAAGGGACACGCAACATCCTCTAATATCATCAA GCTTGGATAGCCATCTACGCTTTTGGAATGAAGATAGTGGGAAGCTACTCTCCACG GTTTATCCTATGCAAGATCTCACAACTGTAATTTTTGATTCCTGTTGA
- the LOC112167402 gene encoding prohibitin-1, mitochondrial, with product MNFKNMKVPKVPVRGIGTLLTVGVIGGLGVYGLNNGLYNVEGGSRAIVFNRITGVKDKVYPEGTHLIIPWFERPIIYDVRARPHFVDSIAGSRDLQMVKIGLRVLVRPVPDQLPTIYRTLGVDYVDRIMKSIIHETLKAVVAQYNASQLITQRETVSREIRKILTERAAKFNIAMDDVSITSLTFGKEFMIAIEAKQVAAQEAERAKYVVEKAEQDKKSAIIRAEGEAKSAQLIGEATAKNPAFVTLRKIEAGREIAQIISNSDNKVYLNSDSLLLNLQELNLS from the exons atgaatttcaagaatatgaaAGTTCCGAAAGTGCCAGTTCGGGGGATTGGTACTTTGCTTACTGTGGGAGTTATTGGTGGTCTTGGTGTTTATGGACTTAACAATGGTCTCTACAATGTTGAAGGAGGGAGCCGGGCTATTGTGTTCAACCGCATTACTGGTGTCAAAGACAAG GTCTATCCGGAAGGGACACACCTAATAATTCCATGGTTTGAGAGGCCAATCATCTATGATGTCCGCGCACGACCCCATTTTGTGGACAGCATTGCTGGAAGCCGTGACCTCCAGATG GTGAAAATAGGGCTTCGAGTTCTGGTCCGTCCTGTGCCTGACCAATTACCTACAATTTATCGTACTTTAGGTGTGGATTATGTTGACAGGATCATGAAGTCAATCATTCATGAAACTTTGAAAGCTGTAGTTGCACAATATAATGCTAGCCAACTGATTACTCAGAGAGAG ACCGTTAGTAGGGAAATTCGGAAGATTTTGACAGAGAGGGCAGCCAAGTTCAATATTGCAATGGATGATGTATCTATTACCAGCCTGACTTTTGGGAAGGAGTTTATGATTGCAATTGAAGCGAAACAAGTAGCTGCTCAAGAAGCTGAGAGGGCCAAGTATGTTGTGGAGAAAGCTGAACAAGACAAGAAAAGTGCTATTATCAGAGCCGAG GGTGAAGCAAAAAGTGCCCAGCTGATAGGTGAAGCCACTGCCAAGAACCCAGCATTTGTCACTCTAAGGAAGATTGAAGCTGGAAGAGAAATTGCACAAATCATCTCCAATTCAGATAATAAAGTTTATCTTAACTCCGATAGTCTGTTGCTCAACCTTCAGGAGTTGAATTTGAGTTAA